From the Arthrobacter sp. PM3 genome, one window contains:
- the truB gene encoding tRNA pseudouridine(55) synthase TruB, producing MLSGLVIVDKPQGWTSHDVVGRMRRIAGTRKVGHAGTLDPMATGVLVLGINKATRLLTYIVGTSKTYTATIRLGESTVTDDAEGEVTAARSAAAITGDAIRAGVAALTGAIEQVPSSVSAIKVNGERAYARVRSGEEVKLAARPVTIHRFEVHEIRSVRGGEALDVDVTVECSSGTYIRALARDLGEALGVGGHLTALRRTQVGPYTLDQARTLEQLAEQLDILDISDAARALMPNRELSDEETTEISFGRRIAAGAAAGTPDAATADKPAAAFAPDGTLVALLADAGSYAKPVLVFAPDNDKQAKSGDDKQAGR from the coding sequence GTGCTTTCTGGACTGGTGATAGTGGACAAGCCGCAAGGCTGGACCAGCCACGATGTGGTTGGGCGGATGCGGCGGATCGCCGGTACCCGAAAGGTCGGCCATGCCGGGACGTTGGATCCGATGGCTACGGGCGTCCTGGTGCTGGGCATCAACAAGGCCACCCGGCTGCTGACCTACATCGTGGGCACCTCCAAGACCTACACCGCAACGATCCGCCTGGGCGAGTCGACAGTGACGGACGACGCCGAAGGCGAGGTCACAGCCGCCCGCAGCGCCGCCGCGATCACCGGGGACGCCATTCGCGCCGGCGTCGCGGCCCTCACCGGCGCGATCGAGCAGGTCCCCAGCAGCGTCAGCGCCATCAAAGTCAACGGCGAACGTGCCTACGCCAGGGTCCGGTCCGGTGAGGAAGTCAAGCTCGCCGCCCGGCCGGTGACCATCCATCGTTTCGAGGTCCACGAGATCCGCAGTGTCCGTGGTGGCGAGGCACTGGACGTGGACGTCACGGTGGAATGCTCCTCCGGAACCTACATCCGCGCCCTGGCCCGCGACCTCGGCGAGGCACTCGGCGTCGGAGGCCACCTGACTGCGCTGCGCAGGACCCAAGTGGGTCCCTACACCCTCGACCAGGCGCGCACCCTCGAGCAGTTGGCGGAGCAGTTGGACATTCTGGACATCTCCGACGCAGCCCGGGCGCTCATGCCGAACCGCGAACTCAGCGATGAGGAGACCACCGAGATTTCGTTCGGCCGCAGAATCGCGGCCGGGGCCGCCGCCGGCACGCCGGACGCGGCGACCGCGGACAAGCCGGCAGCGGCATTCGCGCCCGACGGCACCCTCGTGGCGCTCCTGGCCGACGCCGGGAGCTACGCCAAACCCGTCCTGGTCTTTGCTCCGGACAACGACAAGCAGGCGAAGAGCGGCGACGACAAGCAGGCCGGCCGGTAG
- a CDS encoding VOC family protein: protein MTNEHRRTPRVRQLRLVVEAEDYDAAVRFYRDVLGLEEHEAVAAEGDARITILEAGRATLELSNPAQVRMIDRVEADGRPSARIRIAFEVDDSARVTADLIAAGGELIAEPRETPWRSLNSRLTGAAGLQLTLFQELDPPAAPNS, encoded by the coding sequence ATGACCAACGAACACCGTAGGACGCCCCGGGTCCGCCAGTTGCGCCTCGTTGTGGAGGCCGAGGATTATGACGCGGCGGTGAGGTTCTATCGTGATGTGCTCGGCCTCGAGGAGCACGAGGCCGTCGCGGCCGAGGGCGATGCCCGCATCACCATCCTCGAGGCCGGCCGGGCCACGCTGGAGCTGTCCAACCCCGCACAAGTCAGGATGATCGACCGGGTGGAGGCGGACGGCCGGCCCAGCGCGCGGATCCGGATTGCTTTCGAAGTGGACGACTCCGCAAGGGTCACAGCGGACCTCATCGCGGCCGGCGGTGAACTGATCGCCGAGCCGCGGGAGACGCCCTGGCGGTCGTTGAACTCACGGCTGACCGGTGCGGCCGGATTGCAGCTCACCCTGTTCCAGGAGCTGGACCCGCCTGCGGCGCCGAACAGCTAG
- a CDS encoding NUDIX domain-containing protein: protein MERIFAPQPGESPFAGPLSGEPRRPMGPRDPGDAWVEGDRGRFWGRFGSAGLLVHDAGKGVLLQHRALWSDQGGTWGLPGGALHQGEEAVDGALREAGEEAAVPPENVRVLFTSVFDVGYWRYTTVVAEALKPFDAAISDPESLELQWVPLEGVGDKKLHPGFGTAWPDLHRRLLEILDPS, encoded by the coding sequence ATGGAACGCATCTTCGCCCCTCAGCCCGGGGAATCACCTTTCGCAGGTCCGTTGTCCGGCGAGCCGCGACGGCCCATGGGTCCCCGCGACCCCGGGGATGCGTGGGTCGAAGGCGACCGCGGGCGGTTTTGGGGGCGGTTCGGTTCCGCGGGGCTCCTGGTCCACGACGCCGGAAAAGGCGTCCTGCTGCAGCACCGCGCCCTCTGGAGCGATCAGGGCGGCACATGGGGACTGCCCGGAGGTGCCCTCCACCAGGGTGAGGAAGCCGTCGACGGAGCGCTCCGGGAGGCGGGCGAAGAGGCGGCCGTACCCCCGGAAAACGTCCGGGTCCTCTTCACGTCGGTGTTCGACGTCGGCTACTGGCGTTACACGACCGTCGTCGCCGAAGCGCTCAAGCCGTTCGACGCCGCAATCAGCGACCCCGAAAGCCTTGAGCTCCAGTGGGTGCCGCTCGAGGGTGTGGGCGACAAGAAGTTGCACCCCGGTTTCGGAACCGCGTGGCCCGACCTGCACCGCAGGCTGTTGGAGATTCTGGACCCGTCCTAG
- a CDS encoding HNH endonuclease signature motif containing protein, with amino-acid sequence MEAVGDFFPDRAAGPGSVMVSGSVSGSGVAAVVGRAVALLRAAAGDAHADAALFDFFEAADFAELVEGLACTAEHLQIIAAAAVDRTRREAAAAHKAPAGWGTDPNTGTETDTRPDTRPDAGAGTDAAISAGAGRAAGWLTGWTEAPAISATGTGPAGVFEAGVSAAAVCAVADDGYRNTAEFLRGRLRISAPEARRRLTLAAGVLPRAGMTGQALPPARPELAAAVAAGIVASRTATIIALSLERAGHVAPPAAVDRMEHALTRTAVENDADFLARVARRWLDALDQDGPEPSEELLRRRQGAFIRQPRHGLHHVEIFATADQYEHLATVMNLATNPRLPGPGDTETAGTPDSGPGTDGAPGDGTADGPDSSPASNARAGASDSGGDGPDPVAARLDPRTRPQRLLDGLIGACKAGLAAGTLPAAGGLRPQIMATINYRDLLDQLTPTGLTPTGAGKGPGTGAPGTTGTDGRGGTDSPGGALPGTGSLLFTGPVTASTVRKIACDADIIPVLLGTAGRVLDIGRASRIFPPHIRKALIARDQGCAFPGCTIPASWCEAHHIDYWSRGGSTGT; translated from the coding sequence ATGGAAGCCGTCGGAGATTTCTTCCCGGATCGGGCCGCCGGGCCGGGGTCCGTGATGGTTTCCGGGTCGGTTTCCGGGTCGGGGGTCGCGGCTGTGGTGGGCCGGGCTGTGGCGTTGCTGCGTGCCGCGGCCGGGGACGCACATGCGGATGCGGCGCTGTTTGATTTTTTCGAGGCGGCCGATTTCGCCGAGCTGGTCGAGGGCCTGGCGTGCACGGCCGAGCATTTGCAAATCATCGCCGCGGCCGCGGTGGACCGGACCCGCCGCGAGGCGGCCGCGGCCCACAAGGCACCCGCCGGTTGGGGCACCGATCCCAACACCGGCACCGAAACCGACACCCGCCCAGACACCCGGCCAGACGCCGGGGCCGGAACAGACGCCGCGATATCCGCCGGGGCCGGGCGGGCCGCGGGCTGGCTGACCGGCTGGACCGAGGCACCGGCCATCTCCGCCACCGGGACGGGCCCGGCCGGAGTGTTTGAGGCCGGGGTGTCGGCGGCCGCGGTGTGTGCGGTGGCCGATGACGGGTACCGGAACACGGCGGAGTTCCTTCGCGGCCGGCTGCGGATCAGCGCCCCGGAGGCCAGGCGGCGGCTCACGCTCGCGGCCGGGGTCCTGCCGCGGGCCGGGATGACGGGCCAGGCCCTGCCGCCGGCCCGGCCCGAACTCGCCGCCGCGGTCGCCGCCGGGATCGTCGCGTCGCGCACTGCGACGATCATCGCGCTGTCCCTGGAACGGGCCGGGCATGTGGCGCCGCCGGCCGCGGTGGACCGGATGGAACACGCCCTGACCCGCACCGCGGTGGAAAACGACGCCGATTTCCTGGCCCGGGTCGCGCGGCGCTGGCTCGATGCCCTGGACCAGGACGGGCCCGAACCCTCCGAGGAACTGCTGCGCCGGCGCCAGGGCGCCTTCATCCGCCAGCCCCGGCACGGGCTCCACCACGTGGAAATCTTCGCCACCGCGGACCAGTACGAACACCTCGCCACCGTCATGAACCTCGCCACCAACCCCCGCCTCCCCGGCCCCGGCGACACCGAAACGGCCGGCACCCCGGACAGCGGTCCGGGTACAGACGGCGCCCCCGGAGACGGCACCGCCGACGGCCCGGACAGTAGCCCGGCCTCGAACGCGAGGGCCGGGGCGTCAGACAGCGGCGGGGACGGGCCGGACCCGGTCGCGGCCAGGCTGGACCCCCGCACCCGCCCGCAGCGGCTCCTGGACGGCCTGATCGGGGCCTGCAAGGCCGGCCTGGCCGCCGGAACCCTGCCCGCGGCCGGAGGGCTCCGCCCGCAGATCATGGCCACCATCAACTACCGCGACCTCCTGGACCAGCTCACCCCCACCGGCCTCACCCCCACCGGCGCGGGCAAGGGCCCGGGCACCGGCGCCCCCGGCACCACCGGCACGGACGGCCGGGGCGGCACAGACAGCCCAGGTGGGGCTCTGCCGGGGACCGGTTCGCTGCTGTTCACCGGCCCGGTCACCGCCTCGACCGTCCGGAAGATCGCCTGCGACGCGGACATCATCCCGGTCCTGCTCGGCACCGCAGGACGGGTCCTGGACATCGGCCGGGCCTCCCGGATCTTCCCGCCCCACATCCGCAAGGCCCTGATCGCCCGGGACCAGGGCTGCGCATTCCCCGGCTGCACCATCCCCGCCTCCTGGTGCGAGGCCCACCACATTGACTACTGGTCCCGCGGCGGCAGCACCGGCAC
- a CDS encoding HNH endonuclease signature motif containing protein, producing TTGTDGRGGTDSPGGALPGTGSLLFTGPVTASTVRKIACDADIIPVLLGTAGRVLDIGRASRIFPPHIRKALIARDQGCAFPGCTIPASWCEAHHIDYWSRGGSTGTENGTLLCSHHHHLIHKEQWTIQVRAGIPWFIPPPHIDPAQTPRRNNYFRLE from the coding sequence GCACCACCGGCACGGACGGCCGGGGCGGCACAGACAGCCCAGGTGGGGCTCTGCCGGGGACCGGTTCGCTGCTGTTCACCGGCCCGGTCACCGCCTCGACCGTCCGGAAGATCGCCTGCGACGCGGACATCATCCCGGTCCTGCTCGGCACCGCAGGACGGGTCCTGGACATCGGCCGGGCCTCCCGGATCTTCCCGCCCCACATCCGCAAGGCCCTGATCGCCCGGGACCAGGGCTGCGCATTCCCCGGCTGCACCATCCCCGCCTCCTGGTGCGAGGCCCACCACATTGACTACTGGTCCCGCGGCGGCAGCACCGGCACCGAAAACGGCACCCTGCTCTGCTCCCACCACCACCACCTGATCCACAAAGAACAGTGGACCATCCAGGTCCGCGCCGGCATCCCCTGGTTCATCCCGCCACCCCACATCGACCCCGCCCAAACACCCCGACGCAACAACTACTTCCGCCTCGAATAG
- a CDS encoding bifunctional riboflavin kinase/FAD synthetase, which translates to MVHIWNDLSEVPAGFGPSVVTFGNFDGVHRGHQQVLSQLIRTARLNHARAVAITFDPHPAQVHRPEAAPELIMGLEDKLVALGELGLDAVLVMKYSLELASLTPEEFVTTVLVDALKASHVVVGHDARFGRGNSGDLSTMQELGRKLGFEVLVISEFGSEGFPIHDDDGTDRRCSSTWVREALRAGDVATAAAVLGRPHRMRGEVVHGAARGRDLGFPTANLAPTATGYIPADGIYAGWLVDQAGTRWPAAISVGSNPTFDGVSRQVEAHVIDRPEEPVENFDLYDQTVVVEFVSRLRGMVAYRGPEALVQQMRLDVVQAHNILFAR; encoded by the coding sequence ATGGTCCACATCTGGAACGATCTGTCCGAGGTCCCGGCAGGCTTTGGTCCGTCGGTTGTCACGTTCGGCAATTTCGACGGCGTGCACCGCGGCCACCAGCAGGTGCTGTCGCAGCTGATCCGTACCGCCCGCCTGAACCACGCCCGCGCCGTCGCGATCACGTTCGATCCGCACCCCGCGCAGGTGCACCGACCCGAGGCGGCCCCCGAGCTGATTATGGGACTGGAAGACAAGCTCGTGGCCCTGGGCGAACTCGGCCTCGACGCCGTGCTGGTGATGAAGTACTCGCTGGAACTCGCCAGCCTCACCCCGGAAGAATTCGTCACCACGGTCCTGGTCGACGCCCTGAAGGCGAGCCACGTTGTGGTCGGCCACGACGCCCGGTTCGGCCGCGGCAATTCCGGCGACCTGTCCACCATGCAGGAGCTGGGCAGAAAGCTCGGTTTCGAGGTGCTGGTGATCAGCGAGTTCGGCTCTGAAGGCTTCCCCATTCACGACGACGACGGCACGGACCGCCGCTGCTCGTCGACCTGGGTGCGCGAGGCCCTGCGCGCGGGCGACGTCGCCACCGCCGCCGCCGTCCTGGGCCGGCCGCACCGGATGCGAGGCGAGGTGGTACATGGCGCGGCGCGCGGCCGCGATCTCGGATTCCCCACGGCAAACCTGGCCCCGACGGCGACCGGGTACATCCCCGCGGACGGGATCTATGCCGGCTGGCTTGTAGACCAGGCCGGCACCCGCTGGCCGGCGGCCATCTCCGTGGGCTCCAACCCCACGTTCGACGGCGTGAGCCGCCAGGTCGAGGCCCATGTGATCGACCGTCCGGAAGAACCGGTGGAGAACTTCGATCTGTACGACCAGACAGTTGTCGTCGAATTCGTCTCCAGGCTCCGCGGCATGGTGGCGTACCGTGGGCCTGAGGCCCTGGTGCAGCAGATGCGCCTGGACGTCGTCCAGGCCCACAACATCCTGTTCGCCCGCTGA
- the kynA gene encoding tryptophan 2,3-dioxygenase — protein MTIEKNTRELDRDIVRDFSERMSYASYLQLPTLLSAQKPVSTPEHHDEMLFIIQHQTTELWLKLVLHELRSAAAWLRSDDLGSALKAIARVKHIQKTLTEQWSVLATLTPTEYSQFRGFLGNSSGFQSSQYRAVEFLLGNKNAKMLPVFESDPEAHAMLRGLLEAPSIYDDFLAYLKRQGFDVPDSVLERDVTKAHEFCPDLVPVFKHIYENAADNWGAYEACEELVDLEDNFQLWRFRHLRTVQRTIGMKAGTGGSSGAAFLQKALELTFFPELFAVRTEIGQ, from the coding sequence GTGACCATCGAGAAAAACACGAGGGAGCTGGATCGGGACATCGTCCGCGATTTCAGCGAGCGGATGAGCTACGCGTCCTATCTGCAGTTGCCCACCCTGCTCAGCGCCCAGAAGCCGGTCAGCACCCCTGAACACCACGACGAGATGCTGTTCATCATCCAGCACCAGACCACGGAACTGTGGCTGAAGCTGGTGCTCCATGAGCTGCGCAGCGCCGCGGCGTGGCTGCGTTCGGACGACCTCGGCTCGGCCCTGAAGGCGATCGCCCGCGTCAAGCACATCCAGAAGACGCTCACCGAGCAATGGTCGGTGCTCGCCACCCTCACGCCCACGGAGTACTCCCAGTTCCGCGGCTTCCTGGGCAACTCCTCCGGCTTCCAGTCCAGCCAGTACCGCGCCGTTGAGTTCCTCCTCGGCAACAAGAACGCCAAAATGCTCCCGGTGTTCGAATCCGACCCGGAGGCCCACGCGATGCTGCGCGGGCTGCTCGAGGCCCCCAGCATCTACGACGACTTCCTCGCCTACCTGAAGCGCCAGGGCTTCGACGTCCCGGACTCCGTCCTGGAACGCGACGTCACCAAGGCCCACGAGTTCTGCCCGGACCTGGTCCCGGTGTTCAAGCACATCTACGAAAACGCCGCCGACAACTGGGGCGCCTACGAGGCCTGCGAGGAACTCGTGGACCTCGAGGACAACTTCCAGCTGTGGCGGTTCCGCCACCTGCGCACGGTCCAGCGCACCATCGGCATGAAGGCCGGCACCGGCGGATCGAGCGGCGCCGCCTTCCTGCAGAAGGCCCTCGAACTGACATTCTTCCCTGAACTCTTCGCGGTGCGGACGGAGATCGGCCAGTGA
- the kynU gene encoding kynureninase, whose product MTTIQAGTPGNSTDALRQRALDLDAADPLAGYREHFVGTDTDLSYLDGNSLGRPLKRTVADIGAFIQDNWGGRLIRGWDEEWLNMPQAIGDQLGRAVLGAAPGQTIIADSTTVVLYKLIRAALAAVTDPARTEIVLDTDNFPTDRYLVEGIAREEGLTLRWIDADPAAGVTLEQVRAATGPATAVVVLSQIAYRSGFLADLPAITAAIHDAGALVVWDLCHSAGSVEIALDDADVDFAAGCTYKYLNGGPGSPAFAYVNARHLPGLQQPIWGWMGRKDAFEMGPGYDAAPGIRGFLSGTPAIFGMLAMRGTLDLIEAVGMAALREKSRLLTAFALELYDAWLAPAGVQLSTPRDPELRGSHITIDHAAFREMTSVLWDQDVIPDFRAPQGIRIGLSPLSTSFEEVYRGVAAIRELLGRDT is encoded by the coding sequence GTGACCACGATCCAGGCAGGAACCCCGGGCAACAGCACCGACGCCCTGCGGCAGCGCGCCCTCGACCTCGATGCCGCAGACCCCCTGGCGGGCTACCGGGAGCACTTCGTCGGCACTGACACGGACCTGTCCTACCTCGACGGCAACTCCCTCGGCCGGCCCCTCAAACGGACTGTCGCCGACATCGGCGCGTTCATCCAGGACAACTGGGGCGGCCGCCTGATCCGGGGCTGGGACGAGGAATGGCTCAACATGCCCCAGGCCATTGGCGACCAGCTCGGCCGCGCCGTCCTCGGCGCCGCTCCAGGGCAGACCATCATCGCGGACTCCACCACAGTGGTGCTCTACAAGCTGATCCGCGCCGCCCTGGCCGCGGTCACGGACCCGGCCCGGACCGAAATCGTCCTGGACACGGACAATTTCCCCACTGACCGCTATCTGGTCGAAGGGATCGCCCGCGAGGAAGGCCTGACCCTGCGCTGGATCGACGCCGATCCCGCCGCCGGTGTCACCCTCGAACAGGTACGGGCCGCCACCGGGCCGGCCACCGCCGTCGTGGTCCTGAGCCAGATCGCCTACCGCTCCGGCTTCCTTGCCGACCTGCCGGCCATCACCGCCGCGATTCACGACGCCGGCGCCCTGGTGGTGTGGGACCTTTGCCATTCCGCCGGGTCGGTGGAGATCGCTTTGGACGACGCCGACGTCGACTTCGCGGCGGGCTGCACCTACAAATACCTCAACGGGGGACCGGGATCGCCCGCGTTCGCCTACGTCAATGCCCGCCACCTGCCCGGACTGCAGCAGCCGATCTGGGGCTGGATGGGCCGCAAGGACGCCTTTGAAATGGGCCCTGGCTACGATGCCGCCCCGGGCATCCGCGGCTTCCTCAGCGGCACCCCGGCCATCTTCGGGATGCTCGCCATGCGCGGCACGCTGGACCTGATCGAGGCTGTCGGCATGGCGGCGCTCCGGGAGAAGTCACGGCTGCTGACGGCCTTCGCCCTCGAGCTCTACGACGCCTGGCTGGCGCCGGCAGGCGTGCAGCTGTCCACTCCGCGTGACCCGGAACTGCGCGGCAGCCACATCACGATCGACCATGCGGCCTTCCGTGAAATGACGTCAGTGTTGTGGGACCAGGACGTCATCCCGGATTTCCGCGCCCCGCAGGGCATCCGGATCGGACTGTCCCCGCTGAGCACCTCCTTTGAGGAGGTCTACCGAGGCGTCGCCGCGATCCGCGAGCTCCTCGGCCGGGACACCTAA
- the rpsO gene encoding 30S ribosomal protein S15 — protein sequence MALDAAVKQSIIKEYATSEGDTGSPEVQVAVLTQRIKDLTEHMKEHKHDFHTQRGLLAMVGRRKRMLTYLKNTDITRYRQLIERLGLRR from the coding sequence GTGGCACTTGACGCCGCTGTAAAGCAGTCCATCATCAAGGAATACGCAACGTCCGAGGGCGACACCGGTTCGCCGGAGGTCCAGGTTGCGGTCCTGACTCAGCGGATCAAGGATCTCACTGAGCACATGAAGGAGCACAAGCACGACTTCCACACCCAGCGCGGTCTGCTGGCCATGGTTGGTCGTCGCAAGCGCATGCTCACCTACCTCAAGAACACTGACATCACCCGCTACCGTCAGCTCATCGAGCGCCTCGGCCTGCGTCGCTAG
- a CDS encoding polyribonucleotide nucleotidyltransferase, whose amino-acid sequence MEGPEIQFSEAVIDNGRFGKRVIRFETGRLAKQAAGAAMVYIDEETALLSATTAGKHPREGFDFFPLTVDVEERMYAAGRIPGSFFRREGRPSTEAILACRLMDRPLRPAFVKGLRNEVQIVVTVLSINPDELYDVVAINASSMSTQLSGLPFSGPIGGVRVALVADENGTQWVAFPKHSQLENAVFNMVVAGRVAGDDVAIMMVEAEATDNSWNLIKEQGATAPTEEVVSEGLEAAKPFIKALCDAQADLAARAAKPTVEFPVFLDYEDDVYAAVEAAAAEKLAAVFQIADKQERDNASDALKDEVVSSLAGQFEGREKELSAAFRSVTKHVVRQRILKDQVRIDGRGLTDIRQLTAEVEVLPRVHGSAIFERGETQIMGVTTLNMLKMEQQIDSLSPVTRKRYMHNYNFPPYSTGETGRVGSPKRREIGHGALAERAIMPVLPTREEFPYAIRQVSEALGSNGSTSMGSVCASTLSLLNAGVPLKAAVAGIAMGLVSDQVDGQTRYAALTDILGAEDAFGDMDFKVAGTSEFVTAIQLDTKLDGIPASVLAAALKQAREARLHILDVLNSAIDTPDELSEFAPRVIAVKIPVDKIGEVIGPKGKMINQIQEDTGADISIEDDGTVYIGATNGPSAEAARSAINAIANPQVPEIGERYLGTVVKTTTFGAFVSLTPGKDGLLHISELRKIAGGKRVDNVEDVVSVGQKIQVEITKIDDRGKLSLSPVVAEEAGAEDADKAEVSADSAE is encoded by the coding sequence TTGGAGGGTCCCGAAATCCAGTTCTCAGAAGCAGTCATTGACAACGGCCGCTTCGGCAAGCGGGTCATCCGCTTCGAAACCGGCCGCCTTGCCAAGCAGGCAGCCGGCGCAGCCATGGTCTACATCGATGAAGAGACCGCGCTGCTGTCCGCCACCACCGCCGGCAAGCACCCGCGCGAAGGCTTCGACTTCTTCCCGCTGACGGTCGACGTCGAAGAGCGCATGTATGCTGCCGGCCGCATCCCGGGCTCGTTCTTCCGCCGCGAAGGCCGCCCGTCCACCGAAGCGATCCTGGCCTGCCGCCTCATGGACCGCCCGCTGCGCCCCGCGTTCGTCAAGGGCCTGCGCAACGAGGTCCAGATCGTCGTCACCGTGCTCTCCATCAACCCGGACGAGCTCTACGACGTCGTCGCGATCAACGCGTCCTCCATGTCCACCCAGCTCTCCGGCCTGCCCTTCTCGGGCCCGATCGGCGGCGTCCGCGTTGCCCTGGTCGCTGACGAGAACGGCACCCAGTGGGTCGCCTTCCCGAAGCACTCCCAGCTGGAGAACGCCGTCTTCAACATGGTCGTCGCCGGGCGGGTTGCCGGCGATGACGTTGCCATCATGATGGTTGAAGCCGAAGCCACCGACAACTCCTGGAACCTCATCAAGGAACAGGGCGCCACCGCTCCGACCGAAGAGGTTGTCTCCGAGGGCCTCGAGGCCGCCAAGCCGTTCATCAAGGCACTCTGCGACGCCCAGGCCGACCTCGCCGCCCGCGCCGCCAAGCCGACCGTCGAGTTCCCTGTCTTCCTGGACTACGAGGACGACGTTTACGCAGCTGTCGAGGCCGCCGCCGCCGAGAAGCTGGCCGCCGTCTTCCAGATCGCCGACAAGCAGGAACGCGACAACGCCTCCGACGCGCTCAAGGACGAGGTTGTCTCCTCCCTGGCCGGCCAGTTCGAAGGCCGTGAGAAGGAACTCTCCGCAGCCTTCCGCTCCGTCACCAAGCACGTTGTGCGCCAGCGCATCCTCAAGGACCAGGTCCGCATCGACGGCCGTGGCCTGACGGACATCCGCCAGCTCACCGCCGAAGTTGAAGTTCTGCCCCGCGTCCACGGCTCGGCCATCTTCGAGCGCGGCGAGACCCAGATCATGGGTGTCACCACGCTGAACATGCTCAAGATGGAACAGCAGATCGACTCGCTGTCTCCCGTGACGCGCAAGCGCTACATGCACAACTACAACTTCCCGCCGTACTCCACCGGCGAGACCGGCCGCGTCGGTTCGCCGAAGCGCCGCGAAATCGGCCATGGCGCCCTCGCCGAGCGCGCCATCATGCCGGTCCTGCCGACCCGCGAGGAATTCCCCTACGCCATCCGCCAGGTATCCGAGGCCCTCGGCTCCAACGGTTCGACGTCGATGGGTTCCGTCTGCGCCTCCACGCTGTCCCTGCTTAACGCGGGTGTGCCGCTGAAGGCTGCCGTTGCCGGCATCGCCATGGGCCTGGTTTCTGACCAGGTTGACGGCCAGACCCGTTACGCGGCCCTGACCGACATCCTCGGCGCCGAAGACGCCTTCGGCGACATGGACTTCAAGGTCGCCGGTACTTCCGAGTTCGTCACGGCCATCCAGCTCGACACCAAGCTCGACGGCATCCCCGCCTCGGTCCTGGCCGCCGCGCTGAAGCAGGCGCGCGAAGCCCGCCTGCACATCCTGGACGTCCTGAACTCCGCGATCGACACCCCGGACGAGCTCTCCGAGTTCGCGCCGCGCGTCATCGCGGTCAAGATCCCGGTTGACAAGATCGGCGAGGTCATCGGCCCGAAGGGCAAGATGATCAACCAGATCCAGGAAGACACCGGAGCCGACATCTCCATCGAGGACGACGGCACGGTTTACATCGGCGCCACCAACGGCCCGTCTGCCGAGGCAGCACGGTCCGCGATCAACGCCATCGCCAACCCGCAGGTTCCGGAAATCGGTGAGCGCTACCTGGGTACGGTCGTCAAGACCACCACCTTCGGTGCGTTCGTGTCCCTGACCCCGGGCAAGGACGGTCTGCTGCACATCTCCGAGCTGCGCAAGATCGCCGGCGGCAAGCGCGTGGACAACGTCGAGGACGTCGTCTCCGTGGGCCAGAAGATCCAGGTGGAAATCACCAAGATCGACGACCGCGGAAAGCTCTCCCTCTCGCCCGTCGTGGCCGAGGAAGCAGGCGCCGAAGACGCCGACAAGGCTGAGGTCTCCGCGGACTCCGCAGAGTAG